From the genome of Alkalihalobacillus sp. TS-13:
GGCAGAATCGCTTATCCGTGCTGGGAACGAGATGGGTGTAAAGGTTGTCGTTGAAAAGCAAGGCGCGAATGGCATTGAAGACGCGCATTCGAAAGCGCAGATTCGAAAAGCGGATGCAGTCATTTTTGCAGCGGATGTTGCGGTGAAAAACCAGGAGCGTTTTGCTGGCTTGCCACGGGTTACCACATCCGTCGCGGCTCCTCTTAAAAATGCAGAGGGCATCTTGAAGCAGGCGATCGAAAAGGCGGAAAATGCTGGTGTCAATAACGCTCGACAAGAAGAAATCGATGACTCTTATGAGGAAGAACCTGAAAACAAGCCGTTCAAGGTTGAAATCAAAGATTCGATCTTGACGGGTATTTCCTACATCATCCCGGTCATTGTCGCCGGTGGGATGACGCTGGCTTTTGCGGTACTCATTTCGCAAGCATTCGGTCTTCAGGAACTCTATGAAACAGAAGGCTCATGGCTCTGGTTGTTCAGAGAGCTAGGCGGAACGTTGCTCGGAACGTTGATGGTGCCGATTCTGTCAGCTTACATGGCGTATTCGATCGGTGATAAACCGGCGCTAGGACCTGGTTTTGCAGCCGGGGTCTGTGCGAACTTGATCGGAAGCGGTTTCCTTGGTGGTATGCTCGGTGGTTTCCTTGCTGGTTATATCATTAAGTTTTTGAAAAAGAACGTCCAGACGTCCGGAACGTTCTCTGGCTTTGTGAGCTTTTGGCTTTATCCGGTGTTAGGAACATTGTCCGTCGGTGCGATCATGCTGTTTGTTGTCGGCGAACCGTTGGCAGCACTGAACAGTGGATTGATCAGCTGGCTTGAAGGGATGTCAGGCGCGAATGCGATCCTGCTTGGCGCGATCATCGGAGCGATGGTGTCCTTTGACCTAGGCGGACCGGTGAACAAAGCGGCTTACACGTTCTGTATCGGTGCGATGGCGAGCGGAAACATCATGCCATATGCAGCGTTTGCATCGGTCAAAATGGTGTCAGCCTTTGCCGTAACAGGAGCAACGATCATCGGGAAGCAATATTTCACAGAACCGGAACAGCAAGTCGGAAAGCAAACATGGTTACTCGGACTTGCTGGGATCACAGAAGGTGCGATCCCGTTCATGATCAATGATCCGCTCCGTGTCATTCCATCGTTGATCGCAGGTTCCGCTGTGACAGGTGGGATTGTCGCTTTCTTCGATATTGGATTAAACGTACCCGGAGCAGGAATCTTCTCGCTCGCACTTCTTGAAGGTCCAGCCTTATTTGTAGCCGCTGCGATCTGGTTAGGTGCAGCGTTGCTCGGCGCCTTCATCTCAATGGTGCTACTCATCATCACGCGGAAAAACAAATTGAAGAAACAGCCTGATACGAAGGAAGATCGTGAAGAAGCACAAATGCAAGCAGTCGCAAATTCATAAATAGAGGTAGGTTTTCACATTGAAACAAGTCCACATCGTGCCTCATATGCACTGGGATCGTGAATGGTATTTTTCAACTGAAGAATCACGGATCCTGCTCGTGAACAATATAGAAGAAATCATGGAGCGTCTGGAGAATGACCCGGATTATCCGTACTATGTGTTGGATGGCCAGACGTCCATTTTAGAAGATTATTTTGCAGTAAAACCTGAAAATAAAGAGCGAGTGAAGAAGCTCGTCCAGGAAGGAAAGCTGATCGTCGGTCCATGGTATACCCAGACGGATGAAATGGTGGTTGGAGGCGAATCGATCGTCCGCAATCTGTTGTATGGGCTAAAAGACAGCAAGGAGTTCGGGGACCCGATGATGATCGGCTACCTTCCGGATTCGTTCGGACAGTCAGCTCAGATGCCGCAAATCCTGAATGGTTTTGGCATCGAACGCAGCATGTTCTGGCGCGGGACGTCTGAACGTCACGGAACCGATCGGACAGAGTTTTACTGGAAGTCGGATGACGGCTCGAAAGTCCTCGTCCAGCTGCTGCCGCTCGGGTATGCGATCGGGAAGTATCTGCCTGAAGAGGAGGAAGCATTGAAAGAGCGGATGGACAAATACTTCTCCGTACTTGATAAAGGTGCGAATTCCGAGCATCTGCTTGTCCCGAATGGGCATGATCAGATGCCGATCCAGCAGAACATCTATCCGGTCATGGAAAAATTGAAAAAGCTCTACCCGGACCGTGACTTCTTTTTAAGCAAATTTGAAGAGGTATTCGAAGCGATTGAGCATGAGGATCTGCCCGAAATCGAAGGTGAATTCCTTGATGGCAAGTACATGCGTGTCCACCGGAGCATCTTTTCGACACGAGCAGACATTAAAGCGGCCAACACAAGAGTCGAAAATAAGATTACGAATATTCTCGAGCCACTAGCGTCTATTGCTTATAAGCTCGGGTTTGAGTATCACCATGGATTGATTGAGCTGATCTGGAAAGAGATCATGAAGAACCATGCGCATGACAGCATCGGCTGTTGCTGTTCGGATAAAGTCCATCAGGAAATCGCGAACAGGTTGTTCTTGGCGGAAGAGAAAACCGACCAGTTGATTGAATTTTATAAGCGGAAAATCGTTGATGCGATGGAAACAGATCGGGAAGACGATCGTTTGACGGTATTCAATCTGCTTCCATATGAACGGAAAGATGTGATGACGACCGACGTGATCACAAAGAACGGCTCTTTCCGGTTAGTCGATGAAAATGGCGAAGATCAAGAGTTCGAGGTGGTTCATTCAGAAGAAATCGATCCTGGGCTGATTGACCGCCAGATCGTCCACTACGGAAACTATGAAACCTTCATGAAGTATAAGATCCAGTGGAAAGGGAAAGTCCCAGCGATGGGTTACCGGACCCTGTTTGTCGTGAACGAAGAGCGGAAGATGACGAACACAATCGAACAGAAAGATGTTGTCGATACCAATTACTTCACGATTTCCGTCAATCCGAATGGAACGTTGAAAGTGCTGGATAAACGGACGGAGCAGCATTTCGATCAGGTGCTTCTTCTTGAAAATGGAGGAGATGACGGCGATGAATATGATTATTCACCACTACTGCATGAAGAGATTTTATATTCGGATTCGGTGGATGCCCATGTTGAAATCGCACAAAATAGGTACGAGGGAACGATTTCGATCAACTATTCATTTGACGTGCCAGAGGATTTGGAAAGCAGAAAACGCGGATCACTCGATAGTAAGGTAGATGTGTCGTTGCATATCACGGTTCCGAATGACAAACCACGAATTGAGATTTCATGTGAGCTGGACAACCAGGCGAAGGATCATCGTCTTCGTGCATATATCCCAACAGGCTTGCAATCTTCTTTTTCAGTATCAGACAACCAATTCGGTTCGATCAAAAGGCCGGTGTATGATGAGGCCATGGATGTTTGGGAAGAAGAGAACTGGAGTGAACGCCCGGATCCGATCTATCCGATGTTGAGTTTTGTCGGGCTCTCGAATGACGACTATGGGGTCAGTGTGCTGACGAATAGTGTCCGAGAATACGAGATTGTCGGGGAAGACTATGATACGATCGCGATCACGCTGTTCCGAAGCGTCGGGTATATCGGAAAAGCAGAAATGATCCGGAGACCAGGCCGACCATCCGGAATCAAAATGCCGACTCCTGACTCGCAAATGCTTGGCAAACTGAAGCTCGAGTTTGCGATCCTCACGCATGAAGGGACGACACTGGAAGCGAATGTAGGACGGGCAGCGAAAGAGTATCTTACACCGCTGGTGGCTTATAACAAAATCCCGTACAACGCGATGAAGCTGAACGCTTCGGAAAATCGTACACCATTAAGTTATACGCTGCTTCAGGAAGAAGAGCCGAAAGCTGTACTCAGCACGGTGAAAAAAGCAGAGAATGAAGATGCGCTGGTGATGCGGATGTTTAATGCGACAGAGGGAGAAATCGAAACAGATTACCAGATTGATGGTATAGAGGAAGCGGCTCTTGTTAATCTGAATGAAGAGATGATACAAGAACTCCAGCAGAAAGATAATACGATTCGAGTAGAACTTAAACCGAACCAGGTACAATCAATCAAAATCAAATAAAAATCTAGTAGAGAGTTCCTTTTGATGGAACTCTCTTATTTTCGTGACACATTGTATCCCAATTTAAAATTAATCAGATTTACAAATAAAGTTTCACGAAGATAAATTTGGAAATTCCCATAAAACCGTTGTTAAAACAAGGGAAATACACTATTAATTATCTGATAATTAACATTTATCTAAAAATTATATTGAACTGGGATACAATATCCCTTATAGTGAAGTTAATAAGAAAGGGGTCGGATAAAATTATGACAAAGATCACTACCTTGTCGATTCGTGAAAGCGTATTCAGACAAGTTCGTAAAGATATCCTGAATCATTCCTTAAAACCTGGAGACAAAATCATTGAAGCTGATCTAGCAGATCAACTAGGAGTCAGTAGAACTCCTGTAAGGGAAGCGCTTCATCGATTAGAACAAGAAGGGTTGGTAGAAATACATCCCAGAAAGTTCTGCCTTGTAAAGGGAGTGACTTCTGATTGCATCAAAGAAATTCATCTGATCAGATCACAACTAGAGCCGCTTGCTGCAAGATATGCAGTGGATCATTTGACGGATGATGAACTACATTATTTGAAAATGCTTATCCGACAGTCAGAGAAATACGCAGAAACGCTTGATGTCGAAAGCTTGATGAGAGTGAATGATGAATTCCACCAAACGATTATCAAAGCGTCAAAGTTTACAAGGATCATCAAGATCCTCGAGAACATGCATGATTATGTTGTTTCTTTCAGATATTCGTTTATGTCTCGTAAAGGTTTAGTGAACCGATCCATAAAAGAACATCATGAAATTTATGAGGCGCTTGCAAATCGTGATAAGGAAGCTGTCCAAAAAGCTGTCTCCAATCACTTGAAAGGTATTTCTGAATATGAAGAGGTGGTTCTTGAAGATTTGGAAACCGAACTGGTCGAAGAGAATTAGCAGTTTCATAGGTAGACTCTATCAAGGTGGTGATCATTCTTTTTGGTTCGTTCATTCCGGAAACGACTACTTAAAGGGGAGGAAGGACAACAATGAAATTTTTGAAGTTTGCTGGTATTATACTCCTAAGTTTTGGCATGTTAGTAGGATGTTCTTCAGGGACTGGTTCATCAGGAGAAGAATCTACTACACTAAGCTTTGCTTATGAACTGCCGAACGATCATCCATGGGGACATGGCGCTGAAGAGTTCAAAAAGATTGTAGAAGAGAAAACAGATGGGAAAATCAAAGTCAAAATTTACGGTAATGGACAACTTGCAGGGTCTGGACGAGAAATTCAGGAGGGTGCGAAGGTAGGTACGATCGATATCGGAATTTCCTCAACACCTATGGCCCAAATGAACCCACATGTCGATATTTTCTCATTACCGTATATTTTTGAAAGTAGAGAACAAGCATGGGAAGTGTTAGATGGTCCCATCGGAGAAAAGGTAGGTTCGTATTTAGAAGAGCATAATCTTAAACACCTAGCCTATTGGGAAGATGGATTCAGACAGGTAACGAATAACACAAAACCAATCCAATCTCCGGAAGATTTTAAAGGTTTAAGAATTCGTGTGCCTGAAAGTGATGTAAGAATGGAGACGTTCAAGGAACTTGGTGCAAGCCCTTTACCAATGGCATGGTCAGAAGTGTTTACAGCCTTACAGCAAGGCACGATCGATGGCCAGGAAAATCCATTGTCCGTCATTCACAGCGCATCCTTTTATGATGTCCAAAAATACTTGACGATCACCAATCATGTCTATTCACCTGCAACGTTATTCATTAACAAAAACAAATGGGATGGACTGTCGGAAGAACATCAGAAGGTGATTCTTGAAGCTGCTGAAGCAGGACGTGATATCAATCGTGAAATGAATGAAAAGCAGGATGAAGAAATGATCAATGATTTGAAAGATAAAGGTATGGAAGTACAAATCATCGAGGATATCAAACCTTTCCAAGAAGTGACAAAACCGGTATGGGATATGGTTACTGAAGAATTAGGAAGCGATGCAGAGCAAATCATTAATGACATACAAGAACAACAATAGGCAACCATATGAAACGATTACGGAATGTCATCTATACCACAATTAAATCGATCAATATATTCGCTCTGTTCTTCATGTTTTTTATCCTATTTCTTCAAGTGATAACAAGAAAGGTATTGAATAACCCGCTTCCCTGGCCGGAAGAACTGTCATTGATTGCAATGATATGGATTACGTTTTTTGGAGCTTATCAATGTACTGTTGAGGATAATCATTTAAAGATGGATTTTTTACAAGATCAACTTCCCGAGAGATTGAAGCCATATATATTACTCCTTTCGAAAGGGTTGATTGGTATATTTCTGATTTTGACGGTTATCTGGGCGTACTCATTCATTCAACAATCTGGAAATATCGGTATGCCTGTAACAGATATTCCGATGAGGGTGCCTTACATGATCATTTGGATCAGTTTCATTCTCATGACTATAGAAATTTTGGCTCAGATCCTTTCTGAAATAAAGAGAATTAGTAATGGTCAAACTCAAAACAGCGAGGGAACCAAGAAAGGGGGAGAAAAATGCTCCCAATCTTGATGTTGATATCAATTTTGGTCTTGTTGGCTCTCGGAGTCCCGATTGCGTTCGCACTGGGATTGACAGCGTTAGGTTTCTTAGTCTACTTTGCGGATATTCCGATGGGGTTATTGCTTCAACAATTATATTTAGGAACGAATAGTTTTCCATTACTTGCGATCCCATTGTTCATGCTGGCTGGTTCGTTGATGAACTATGGTGGGATTTCGAAACGTCTAATCAATTTTGCATTATCCGTCATAGGGATGGTCCGTGGAGGACTTGCAATGGTGAATGTTGTCGCTTCTGTCTTCTTTGGGGCGATTACAGGTACAGCTGCAGGTGCAAGTGCTGCTGTTGGTCAAATCATGATACCAGCAATGAAGGAGAAGGGATATTCTCCGAGCTTTTCAGCAGCTGTAACCTCCGCTGGTTCATCTCTTGGGATTGTAATTCCTCCAAGTGTTCCGATGATTTTATATGGGTCGATTTCAGGATTATCTGTAGCAAGTCTATTCCTAGCAGGGGTTCCGATTGGTATAACCATTGCCATCGGCTACATGATAGTGGTTTATATCATCTCTCTTAAAAAGAACTACACATTTACGGAGCAACCATTCACTTTCAAATTCTTTATAAAGTCATTTGTAGTTGCAATTCCTGCATTGCTGGTGCCTGTTGCTATATTAGGTGGAATCATGACAGGATTTGCAACACCAACAGAATCTGCAGCGATTGCAGTTCTAGTAGGTATCATTGCAGGAATTATCTACAAAGAATTAACATGGAAAGGTTTTATCAGTGCTTTGAATGAAAGCGTCATTAACACCGCGCTTGTCATGTTCATCGTGGCAACCGCAAAGATATTAGGCTATTCCTTTTCCGCTCTAGGAATTGGGCAAATGATGCTAGAACCACTGATGACTTTTGGTGATTCACCAGTGAAATTGATGTTAATTGCAAGTCTGATCCTCTTTATTGGTGGATTTATCTTTGATGGGACCGTCATGGTGCTAGTCATCGTCCCGTTATTTTTGCCATTAGTCCAAGCGACTGCAATCGATCCATTGCAGTTTGCAATGGTTGTCATCATTGTATGGGCGATCGGGCAACAGACACCACCTGTAGCAAGTGGATTGTACATCACAACCGCTATAGCGAAAGTCAGCATGCTGCAGGTCAGTCGTTATAACGTCTGGTTCATTCTTGTACTATTT
Proteins encoded in this window:
- the mngA gene encoding PTS 2-O-a-mannosyl-D-glycerate transporter subunit IIABC, which produces MRLQTLTSPELISTGQSFNTKDEVIRYLVRQLGEAGKLNSVEAFYQAVMERETQSPTGFEGGLAIPHGKSDAVKEAAFAVATLPTPLDDWESIDENNKVQLVILLAIPDSEAGSTHLSLLSEFTTRLADPSYMAGLLNASTSEELYQALDQKEEEKSTASDSFERTILAVTACPAGIAHTYMAAESLIRAGNEMGVKVVVEKQGANGIEDAHSKAQIRKADAVIFAADVAVKNQERFAGLPRVTTSVAAPLKNAEGILKQAIEKAENAGVNNARQEEIDDSYEEEPENKPFKVEIKDSILTGISYIIPVIVAGGMTLAFAVLISQAFGLQELYETEGSWLWLFRELGGTLLGTLMVPILSAYMAYSIGDKPALGPGFAAGVCANLIGSGFLGGMLGGFLAGYIIKFLKKNVQTSGTFSGFVSFWLYPVLGTLSVGAIMLFVVGEPLAALNSGLISWLEGMSGANAILLGAIIGAMVSFDLGGPVNKAAYTFCIGAMASGNIMPYAAFASVKMVSAFAVTGATIIGKQYFTEPEQQVGKQTWLLGLAGITEGAIPFMINDPLRVIPSLIAGSAVTGGIVAFFDIGLNVPGAGIFSLALLEGPALFVAAAIWLGAALLGAFISMVLLIITRKNKLKKQPDTKEDREEAQMQAVANS
- the mngB gene encoding mannosylglycerate hydrolase, translated to MKQVHIVPHMHWDREWYFSTEESRILLVNNIEEIMERLENDPDYPYYVLDGQTSILEDYFAVKPENKERVKKLVQEGKLIVGPWYTQTDEMVVGGESIVRNLLYGLKDSKEFGDPMMIGYLPDSFGQSAQMPQILNGFGIERSMFWRGTSERHGTDRTEFYWKSDDGSKVLVQLLPLGYAIGKYLPEEEEALKERMDKYFSVLDKGANSEHLLVPNGHDQMPIQQNIYPVMEKLKKLYPDRDFFLSKFEEVFEAIEHEDLPEIEGEFLDGKYMRVHRSIFSTRADIKAANTRVENKITNILEPLASIAYKLGFEYHHGLIELIWKEIMKNHAHDSIGCCCSDKVHQEIANRLFLAEEKTDQLIEFYKRKIVDAMETDREDDRLTVFNLLPYERKDVMTTDVITKNGSFRLVDENGEDQEFEVVHSEEIDPGLIDRQIVHYGNYETFMKYKIQWKGKVPAMGYRTLFVVNEERKMTNTIEQKDVVDTNYFTISVNPNGTLKVLDKRTEQHFDQVLLLENGGDDGDEYDYSPLLHEEILYSDSVDAHVEIAQNRYEGTISINYSFDVPEDLESRKRGSLDSKVDVSLHITVPNDKPRIEISCELDNQAKDHRLRAYIPTGLQSSFSVSDNQFGSIKRPVYDEAMDVWEEENWSERPDPIYPMLSFVGLSNDDYGVSVLTNSVREYEIVGEDYDTIAITLFRSVGYIGKAEMIRRPGRPSGIKMPTPDSQMLGKLKLEFAILTHEGTTLEANVGRAAKEYLTPLVAYNKIPYNAMKLNASENRTPLSYTLLQEEEPKAVLSTVKKAENEDALVMRMFNATEGEIETDYQIDGIEEAALVNLNEEMIQELQQKDNTIRVELKPNQVQSIKIK
- a CDS encoding GntR family transcriptional regulator; this translates as MTKITTLSIRESVFRQVRKDILNHSLKPGDKIIEADLADQLGVSRTPVREALHRLEQEGLVEIHPRKFCLVKGVTSDCIKEIHLIRSQLEPLAARYAVDHLTDDELHYLKMLIRQSEKYAETLDVESLMRVNDEFHQTIIKASKFTRIIKILENMHDYVVSFRYSFMSRKGLVNRSIKEHHEIYEALANRDKEAVQKAVSNHLKGISEYEEVVLEDLETELVEEN
- a CDS encoding DctP family TRAP transporter solute-binding subunit: MKFLKFAGIILLSFGMLVGCSSGTGSSGEESTTLSFAYELPNDHPWGHGAEEFKKIVEEKTDGKIKVKIYGNGQLAGSGREIQEGAKVGTIDIGISSTPMAQMNPHVDIFSLPYIFESREQAWEVLDGPIGEKVGSYLEEHNLKHLAYWEDGFRQVTNNTKPIQSPEDFKGLRIRVPESDVRMETFKELGASPLPMAWSEVFTALQQGTIDGQENPLSVIHSASFYDVQKYLTITNHVYSPATLFINKNKWDGLSEEHQKVILEAAEAGRDINREMNEKQDEEMINDLKDKGMEVQIIEDIKPFQEVTKPVWDMVTEELGSDAEQIINDIQEQQ
- a CDS encoding TRAP transporter small permease: MKRLRNVIYTTIKSINIFALFFMFFILFLQVITRKVLNNPLPWPEELSLIAMIWITFFGAYQCTVEDNHLKMDFLQDQLPERLKPYILLLSKGLIGIFLILTVIWAYSFIQQSGNIGMPVTDIPMRVPYMIIWISFILMTIEILAQILSEIKRISNGQTQNSEGTKKGGEKCSQS
- a CDS encoding TRAP transporter large permease — translated: MLISILVLLALGVPIAFALGLTALGFLVYFADIPMGLLLQQLYLGTNSFPLLAIPLFMLAGSLMNYGGISKRLINFALSVIGMVRGGLAMVNVVASVFFGAITGTAAGASAAVGQIMIPAMKEKGYSPSFSAAVTSAGSSLGIVIPPSVPMILYGSISGLSVASLFLAGVPIGITIAIGYMIVVYIISLKKNYTFTEQPFTFKFFIKSFVVAIPALLVPVAILGGIMTGFATPTESAAIAVLVGIIAGIIYKELTWKGFISALNESVINTALVMFIVATAKILGYSFSALGIGQMMLEPLMTFGDSPVKLMLIASLILFIGGFIFDGTVMVLVIVPLFLPLVQATAIDPLQFAMVVIIVWAIGQQTPPVASGLYITTAIAKVSMLQVSRYNVWFILVLFVSLMGMIFIPDIMLYVPRLLIS